The genomic interval TCATCGAAAACATAACCTTTGAAGAGGTTAGTGACTGCCATATAAAGAATTTCGCCACCGACTAAAAAGAAGCTGATGAGATACGTCCAAAACATCAGTGGATTGTTCTCGTCCATCAAAACAGCGGAAATAAACAGCACTGCACCCATACAAAAGGTGATGAAATGCCATGATTTGAACATCTCCATCATACTAGAATCGTCTAGGCTTGCGTGATGGTGTCCATGGTTGTCGTGGTCATCTGGAATGGCAGGTTTGCACCTTGAACAACAACTCTGTGCTGTTGTAGAGCATGTTTGTGGAGCAGTTTCATGAAATTGCATTTTCAAATCCTCGTGGTTCTAAAATGTGTTCTAAGCCTTGGTTGAAGATCTCTTTAATATGTTCGTCATCCAGTGAATAAAAGACGACTTTTCCCTCTTTTCGGTGTTTGACGAGTCTTGCTTGACGAAGTACTCGAAGTTGATGTGAGATGGCAGACTGGCTCATACTTAAAAGTTCTGCAATATCACAAACACACATCTCTGCTTCAAAAAGCGCTGAGATGATTTTTACACGCGTGGTGTCGCCAAAGACTTTGAAAAGTTCTGCTAGATCGTAAAGCTTCTCTTCTTGAGGCATTTTTTTCTTAACTATTTCGATGATATTTTCATGCACAATGTTGCAACTGCAAAATTCATCACTCATCTTCAATCCTTTTTTATATATGTTTATATGAACAATTGCTCATATATTAAAATAAATCGCATTAGAGAAGACTTAAATTGAGAGTAAATCTCAAAAAGTTTTACATGTAAAGGAAATTTAAAAAGTTAAAATTTAATCTTTATGCCCTTTTGCTTTTTTGTTTTCAGCAAAGAGAGCTATTTTCATGCTATAAAATTTATGTACCATCTCTTTAGTAAAGCATTTGTTTTAGTTGAAAATACTCTGGTTTTAGCGGATCAAATTAAGTCGTATTAAACTAATGGTAGACCGAAGATTTTGGTTTATTTTTAATAACAATTTTGACTATTTTATCTCCAGCTATTTGTTGTACAGTTTGTATGGTTAAGTAAAATTTGAATTTTTATTGCCTTTTATCTGCTCATTTCTTTGGAATCTAGGTAGCATAAAAATCTATAATAATTTGATGTAAGACTTGATTTACTGACTGATAATTTGAAAGTGTGAGGATTGAATGAGCATTTCAAAACAATTATTAGCAATGTTGTTCATTGCTATTTTAGGTTTATTGGGCATCTTAAGTATTTCTATTCAAAAAATGGAAGATGTGTATGAAAAGACAAATACATGTAACGTTAGCGTATTGCCAAGTATATTGATCATGGCTGAGTTACAAGAAAATTTTTACAGGTTACGTATTTGTGCGTGGAAATTTGCTGCACTTCATAATAAGGAAGAAGTCAAACAAACAAGAGAGCACTCTTTAGAGTACAAAGCCAATGTTGAAAAGAGCTTTCAAAAATATGAAGCATTTATTTCAGATCAAAAAGATCGAGATTTATATGTCAATGAGAAAACCTTATTTATTCAATATGAGGCATTAGTAGAGCAATTGTATTTACTGAGCCTTGAAGGCAAGAACGGTGAAGCTCTTGATCTTATAGATCAAAAGAATAAGATGGTTAATGAATTAACTCAAATGGTCAATAACCACATGAAGTATAATCAAACGATTGCAGAAAAAGATGCAAAAGAGGCGTTTAGTGTCAAAAGTAATGCAATGACTATCATGATTATGCTCTCGATACTTATTGTATTAAGTGTTGTGGGTATAGGCGTTTTAATCCGAAAAAGTATCATAACAGGGGTTCATTTAATTCGTGATGGTATTTCGGGATTTGTCCAAAATAAAGAGTTAAAATTTCGTATCAATTATGGTAAAAAAGACGAAATACAAGAGATTGTGAAAAGCTTCAATAGTTTGGTAAGTACTTTAGAGGTTATTATTGATGATGTCAAACATTCATCCAATGAAAATGCCTCTGTTTCTCATGAACTCAGTGCCACCAGTATGCAAATAGGTAGAAACGCAGAACATAGTACTATTATTGTCAACAATACCATTGAAGAGATTGTCTCTATCAAAAAGTTTGTCCAAGAGACGGCTATACTTTCTGAGTCTATGAAAAAAAGCATTGGTATGGCTGGGGAGAGGCTAGAGTCTGCAAAGAATGAAGTCGTGATGCTCAAAAACGAAGTGGAACTGGCAAGTGAAGCAGAAACCGCTCTTGCACAGCAATTAGAACAGATGAGTAAAGATGCAGAACAAGTCAAAGAGATATTAACCGTTATCTCAGATATCGCCGATCAAACAAACCTTCTTGCTCTAAAT from Sulfurospirillum oryzae carries:
- a CDS encoding ArsR/SmtB family transcription factor produces the protein MSDEFCSCNIVHENIIEIVKKKMPQEEKLYDLAELFKVFGDTTRVKIISALFEAEMCVCDIAELLSMSQSAISHQLRVLRQARLVKHRKEGKVVFYSLDDEHIKEIFNQGLEHILEPRGFENAIS
- a CDS encoding methyl-accepting chemotaxis protein, translating into MSISKQLLAMLFIAILGLLGILSISIQKMEDVYEKTNTCNVSVLPSILIMAELQENFYRLRICAWKFAALHNKEEVKQTREHSLEYKANVEKSFQKYEAFISDQKDRDLYVNEKTLFIQYEALVEQLYLLSLEGKNGEALDLIDQKNKMVNELTQMVNNHMKYNQTIAEKDAKEAFSVKSNAMTIMIMLSILIVLSVVGIGVLIRKSIITGVHLIRDGISGFVQNKELKFRINYGKKDEIQEIVKSFNSLVSTLEVIIDDVKHSSNENASVSHELSATSMQIGRNAEHSTIIVNNTIEEIVSIKKFVQETAILSESMKKSIGMAGERLESAKNEVVMLKNEVELASEAETALAQQLEQMSKDAEQVKEILTVISDIADQTNLLALNAAIEAARAGEHGRGFAVVADEVRKLAERTQTSLAEINATINVIVQSIVNSSDQMSKNAQNIRHLASVSINVGETITHTTSIMQESVESVTISANNSNEIVRDTDKIVNLVTNINSMTSENARSVEEIASAADHLSKLAENLNHKLSQFQS